Proteins encoded in a region of the Perca fluviatilis chromosome 8, GENO_Pfluv_1.0, whole genome shotgun sequence genome:
- the LOC120563388 gene encoding E3 ubiquitin-protein ligase TRIM39-like → MSAASCLLTEDQFLCSICLDVFTDPVTIPCGHNFCKTCITEHWNINVQCQCPNCNKVFYTRPELQVNTFISEMAAQFRQSAQQKASSSSSSEQQVSKPGEVPCDICTGTKLKALKSCLVCLESYCETHLEPHLTRSGLKRHQLIDPVENLEGRMCTKHDKLLELFCKTDQMCVCMLCTVLDNKTHDVVPLKEEYERKKAELGAGADIQQMIQNKQLKIQEIKHSVELSEEDADREIAGGVQVFTALKESVERSQAELMDTIKEKQRKMEKQAEGFIKELEQEISELKKRSTEVEQLSQSEDHFHLLQSFTSLNTAPPTKDWTQVSVRPPSYEGTVLRAVNQLEKKLSKQMKKVFEVDLKRVQQSAVDVTLDPDTAHPELILSDAGKQVKHGDVRKSPSNNPDIFDCCASVLAKQRFSSGRFYYEVQVKGKTDWDLGVVRESINRKGQITATPLNGLWTIWLRNGNEYKALADPRVCLSLKSRPEKVGVFVDYEEGLVSFYDVDAAALIYSFTGCSFTEKLYPFFGPGVNYGGKNSARLIISPVNHTE, encoded by the coding sequence ATGTCTGCTGCCAGCTGTCTGCTGActgaagatcagtttctgtgctccatctgtctggatgtgttcactgatccAGTCACCATACCATGTGGACACAACTTCTGTAAAACCTGCATCACTGAACACTGGAATATCAATGTCCAATGTCAGTGTCCCAACTGTAATAAGGTTTTCTACACAAGACCTGAGCTGCAGGTCAATACTTTCATCTCTGAGATGGCTGCTCAGTTCAGACAGTCAGCTCAacagaaagccagcagcagcagcagctcagagcaacaagtgtccaaaccaggagaagttccctgtgacatctgcactggaaccaaactgaaggccctgaagtcctgcctggtgtgtctggagtcctactgtgagactcacctggagcctcatctgaCAAGATCAGGCctgaaaagacatcagctgatcgACCCTGTGGAGAACCTGGAAGGCAGGATGTGTACGAAGCACGATAAACTGctggagctgttctgtaagaccgaccagatgtgtgtctgcatgctctgcactgttttagacaacaagACACATGATGTTGTTCCTCTGAAAGAAGAATATGAGCGAAAGAAGGCCGAGCTGGGGGCTGGGGCTGATATTCAGCAGATGATCCAGAATAAACAACTGAAGATTCAGGAGATCAAACACTCAGTGGAGctcagtgaggaagatgcagacagagagatagcaggaggtgttcaggtcttcaccgctctgaaggagtctgttgaGAGAAGCCAGGCCGAGCTCATGGACAcgatcaaagagaagcagagaaagatggagaaacAGGCTGAAGGCTTCATCAAGGAGTtggaacaggaaatctctgagctgaagaagagaagcactgaggtggagcagctcTCACAGTCTGAAGACCACTTCCACCTCCTGCAGAGCTTCACATCCCTGAACACTGCTCCGCCCACTAAGGACTGGACACAAGTCAGCGTCCGTCCACCTTCATATGAGGGGACTGTGCTGAGAGCTGTTAATCAGCTGGAGAAGAAGCTCAGTAAACAGATGAAGAAAGTGTTTGAGGTCGACCTGAAGAGGGTTCAGCAGTCtgcagtggatgtgactcttgatcctgatacagcaCATCCTGAACTCATTCTGTCTGATGCTGGAAAGCAAGTCAAACATGGTGATGTAAGGAAGAGTCCTTCAAACAATCCAGATATATTTGATTGTTGTGCTAGTGTCTTAGCAAAGCAGAGATTCTCTTCAGGGCGATTTTATTACGAGGTTCAGGTTAAAGGGAAGACTGACTGGGATTTAGGAGTGGTCAGAGAGTCGATCAACCGGAAGGGACAAATAACTGCGACTCCTCTGAATGGTCTCTGGACAATATGGTTGAGGAATGGAAATGAGTACAAAGCTCTTGCCGACCCTagagtctgtctctctctgaagtcTCGTCCTgagaaggtgggggtgtttgtggattatgaggagggtctggtctccttttatgacGTTGATGCTGCAGCTCTCatctactcctttactggctgctccttcacAGAGAAACTCTACCCATTCTTCGGTCCCGGTGTTAACTATGGTGGTAAAAACTCTGCCCGTCTGATCATCTCTCCGGTCAATCACACTGAGTAG